A genome region from Solirubrobacter pauli includes the following:
- a CDS encoding MFS transporter encodes MNDSRSKWLALAVLALAQFMVVLDVTIVNVALPAIQTDLGFSAEGLQWVVNGYTLTFGGLLLLGGRMSDILGRRRLFLIGLGLFTAASLAGGFAGSEATLIAARAIQGIGAALLSPAALALLTVTFPAGRERNVALGVWGALAGIGGTLGVVAGGVLVDGLGWEWIFFVNVPFAALAIAAAPAFIAESRREHSGEASFDVAGAVLGTAGLFALVGGVIRTEAAGWGSAQVLALFGTAIILIAAFLVVEARAKDPLVPLRLFRTRGLSVSALALALNGGAFLGMFFLTALFLQQVHGDSALDAGVHFLPMGGAAILSAVVGAQLVTRFGTRAAYLGGSAVGAVGLLLLSQAGADSSFAGGLLPGLIVFGLGLPLVGVANQIAAVAEVPHEDAGAASGVITTAFQVGGALGLALISTTATTRTGDALAAGAAQADALAAGFERGLLIAAGLAVANLLIGAVRAPRIKPDPALVAEASLG; translated from the coding sequence GTGAATGATTCTCGATCGAAATGGCTGGCACTCGCGGTGCTCGCCCTGGCGCAGTTCATGGTCGTCCTCGACGTCACGATCGTGAACGTCGCGCTCCCGGCCATCCAGACCGACCTCGGCTTCAGCGCCGAAGGCCTGCAGTGGGTGGTCAACGGCTACACGCTGACGTTCGGCGGCCTGCTCCTGCTCGGTGGACGGATGAGCGACATCCTCGGCCGCCGGCGGCTGTTCCTGATCGGCCTCGGGTTGTTCACCGCCGCCTCGCTGGCGGGCGGCTTCGCCGGCTCGGAGGCGACGCTGATCGCCGCCCGCGCGATCCAGGGCATCGGCGCCGCGCTGCTGTCCCCGGCGGCGCTCGCCCTGCTCACCGTCACCTTCCCGGCAGGGCGTGAGCGCAACGTCGCGCTCGGCGTCTGGGGCGCGCTCGCCGGGATCGGCGGCACCCTCGGGGTGGTCGCGGGCGGCGTGCTCGTCGACGGCCTGGGCTGGGAGTGGATCTTCTTCGTGAACGTCCCGTTCGCGGCGCTCGCGATCGCCGCGGCGCCCGCGTTCATCGCCGAGAGCCGGCGGGAGCACTCGGGCGAGGCGAGCTTCGACGTCGCGGGCGCGGTGCTCGGCACGGCGGGTCTGTTCGCGCTCGTCGGCGGCGTGATCCGCACCGAGGCCGCGGGCTGGGGCTCCGCGCAGGTGCTGGCGCTGTTCGGCACCGCGATCATCCTGATCGCCGCCTTCCTGGTGGTCGAAGCGCGTGCGAAGGACCCGCTGGTGCCGCTGCGGCTGTTCCGCACGCGCGGCCTGAGCGTGTCCGCACTCGCCCTCGCGCTCAACGGCGGCGCGTTCCTCGGCATGTTCTTCCTGACCGCGCTGTTCCTGCAGCAGGTGCACGGCGACAGCGCGCTGGACGCCGGCGTGCACTTCCTGCCGATGGGCGGCGCGGCGATCCTGTCGGCCGTCGTCGGCGCGCAGCTCGTCACGCGCTTCGGCACGCGTGCCGCCTACCTCGGCGGGAGCGCGGTCGGTGCCGTCGGCCTGCTCCTGCTCAGCCAAGCGGGCGCCGACTCGAGCTTCGCCGGTGGGCTGCTGCCCGGGCTGATCGTGTTCGGCCTCGGGCTGCCGCTGGTCGGCGTCGCCAACCAGATCGCGGCGGTCGCGGAGGTCCCGCACGAGGACGCGGGCGCCGCCTCCGGCGTCATCACCACCGCCTTCCAGGTCGGCGGCGCGCTCGGCCTCGCGCTGATCTCGACGACGGCGACGACGCGCACGGGCGACGCGCTGGCCGCCGGCGCCGCGCAGGCCGACGCGCTGGCCGCCGGCTTCGAGCGCGGCCTGCTGATCGCCGCGGGGCTCGCGGTCGCGAACCTGCTGATCGGCGCGGTCCGTGCG
- a CDS encoding MarR family winged helix-turn-helix transcriptional regulator: MLPRGAFARPALLLVKLGNDIAARAEDPLAEIGLSGRQYMVLAVLSADTPPSQQELAGLCGLLPAQVVLAVDELERRGLVARQRSEADRRRSVVTLTDDGAEVLARADTLGERLVADLEPEVRQAAVAALGDG, from the coding sequence ATGCTGCCCCGAGGAGCGTTCGCCCGCCCGGCCCTGCTGCTGGTCAAGCTCGGCAACGACATCGCCGCACGCGCCGAGGACCCGCTCGCCGAGATCGGCCTGAGCGGACGTCAGTACATGGTCCTGGCGGTGCTCAGCGCGGACACGCCGCCCTCGCAGCAGGAGCTCGCCGGACTCTGCGGCCTGCTTCCGGCCCAGGTCGTGCTCGCGGTGGACGAGCTCGAGCGGCGCGGCCTGGTCGCCCGGCAGCGCTCGGAGGCGGATCGGCGGCGGTCGGTCGTCACGCTCACGGACGACGGCGCCGAGGTGCTCGCTCGAGCGGACACGCTCGGCGAGCGGCTGGTCGCGGACCTCGAGCCCGAGGTCCGTCAGGCGGCGGTCGCCGCGCTCGGCGACGGCTGA